A genomic segment from uncultured Alistipes sp. encodes:
- a CDS encoding TetR/AcrR family transcriptional regulator: MKRGATREEIIRTTQEFIARNGIRAVRVDEIAQTLGISKRTLYEMFADKNDLIGACLDAMQTQQQERIVACRKRRSGNPLQKTVRLMNEYIENLYRVDHSFLSDLRRKVVFAEHYDEQREFWHKELALHLDTCRKQELLLPEIDATAFADQLMGALLDLRLNGASQEEVSLFCRTILRGAATRQGIEMIDRRA; encoded by the coding sequence ATGAAACGGGGAGCGACCAGGGAAGAGATTATCCGCACGACGCAGGAGTTCATCGCCCGCAACGGCATTCGAGCCGTGCGGGTGGATGAGATCGCGCAGACGCTGGGCATCTCGAAACGCACCCTCTACGAAATGTTCGCGGACAAGAACGATCTGATCGGAGCGTGCCTCGATGCCATGCAGACTCAGCAGCAGGAGCGGATCGTCGCCTGTCGCAAACGCCGGAGCGGGAATCCGCTGCAAAAGACCGTCCGTCTGATGAACGAGTACATCGAGAATCTCTATCGGGTGGATCACAGTTTCCTGTCGGACCTGCGCCGCAAGGTGGTCTTCGCGGAGCATTACGACGAACAGCGCGAATTCTGGCACAAGGAGCTGGCCCTGCATCTCGACACCTGCCGCAAGCAGGAGCTGCTCCTGCCGGAGATCGACGCCACGGCATTCGCCGACCAGTTGATGGGAGCACTGCTCGACCTGCGGCTGAACGGCGCTTCGCAGGAGGAGGTGAGTCTCTTCTGCCGCACGATCCTGCGCGGTGCGGCAACCCGCCAGGGCATCGAGATGATCGACCGCCGGGCATGA
- a CDS encoding TolC family protein, with the protein MRKTIIILAAAAMTGCGIYKPYTRPEVMTDGLYGTAETADSTTLGDLSWQEMFTDPQLQALIEQALESNTDLQSAGWRVKEAEATLKSTRLAYLPSFNFAPQGSLSSFDGATPTKTYSIPVQASWQIDIFNGLTNAKRKAKALYLQSQEYEQAVKTQLIASVANLYYTLLMLDSQYDVTEETAAKWRQSVEMMRAMKDAGLTNEAGVAQYEANTLSIEASLHDLAYQRTQTENSLCSLLGEAPHTITRGELADQQMPQTLAVGVPLQMLANRPDIRQAEYSLMQSYYATASARSALYPSITLSGTLGWTNSSGVGIVDPGKMIWNAAASLLQPIFNANANRAQVKIAKAQQEESRLAFQQALLNAGAEVNNALTQSQSARAKADLRMRQIEALERAVESTELLMQHGTTTYLEVLTAQQSLLSAQLSQISDQFDEIQGVINLYQALGGGRDLTTGEEK; encoded by the coding sequence ATGAGAAAAACCATCATCATACTTGCGGCAGCCGCCATGACGGGCTGCGGCATCTACAAACCCTACACTCGTCCGGAGGTGATGACCGACGGACTCTACGGCACGGCCGAAACGGCCGATTCGACGACGCTGGGCGATCTGAGCTGGCAGGAGATGTTCACCGATCCGCAGCTGCAGGCGCTCATCGAACAGGCCCTGGAGAGCAATACCGACCTGCAATCGGCCGGTTGGCGCGTCAAGGAGGCCGAGGCGACGCTCAAATCGACGCGCCTGGCCTACCTGCCGTCGTTCAACTTCGCACCGCAGGGCTCGCTGAGCAGTTTCGACGGCGCAACCCCGACGAAGACCTACTCCATCCCGGTTCAGGCAAGCTGGCAGATCGACATCTTCAACGGTCTGACGAACGCCAAGCGTAAGGCCAAGGCGCTCTACCTGCAGAGCCAGGAGTACGAGCAGGCCGTCAAGACACAACTCATCGCCAGCGTGGCAAACCTCTACTACACGCTGCTGATGCTCGACAGCCAGTACGACGTGACCGAAGAGACGGCAGCCAAATGGCGCCAGAGCGTCGAGATGATGCGTGCCATGAAGGATGCCGGACTGACGAACGAGGCGGGTGTTGCCCAGTACGAGGCCAACACGCTCTCGATCGAAGCCTCGCTGCACGACCTGGCCTACCAGCGTACGCAGACCGAAAACAGCCTCTGCTCGTTGCTGGGCGAGGCTCCCCACACGATCACCCGCGGGGAGCTTGCCGACCAGCAGATGCCCCAGACGCTGGCCGTCGGCGTGCCCCTGCAGATGCTCGCGAACCGTCCCGACATCCGGCAGGCCGAATATTCGCTCATGCAGTCCTACTATGCGACGGCCAGTGCCCGTTCGGCCCTCTATCCGTCGATCACGCTGAGCGGTACGCTCGGCTGGACCAACAGCAGCGGTGTCGGAATTGTCGATCCGGGCAAGATGATCTGGAATGCCGCCGCATCGCTTCTGCAGCCGATCTTCAACGCCAATGCCAACCGCGCACAGGTGAAGATCGCCAAGGCCCAGCAGGAGGAGTCGCGCCTTGCGTTCCAGCAGGCGCTGCTCAACGCCGGGGCCGAGGTCAACAACGCCCTGACGCAGAGCCAGTCGGCACGTGCAAAGGCCGACCTGCGGATGCGTCAGATCGAGGCGCTGGAGCGTGCCGTGGAGTCCACGGAACTGCTCATGCAGCACGGAACGACGACCTATCTGGAGGTTTTGACGGCCCAGCAGTCGCTGCTGTCGGCGCAGTTGTCGCAGATTTCCGATCAGTTCGACGAGATCCAGGGTGTCATCAACCTCTACCAGGCTCTCGGCGGCGGACGTGACCTGACAACCGGGGAGGAGAAGTAA
- a CDS encoding efflux RND transporter permease subunit, with protein MTLRHFIERPVLASVISIIIVIAGIIGLVTLPVEQYPSIAPPTVMVRASYPGASAETVQKSVTIPLEQAINGVENMDYITSSSASGSASLNIYFKQGTDPDMAAVNVQNKVSTATGMLPGEVTSIGITTMKRQSSMLKVFALVSPDDTYDQTFLSNYAKINIEPELKRIQGVGEAFAMGADYSIRIWLKPDVMAQYKLMPSDITSILAEQNIEAATGSLGADSENVYQYEMKYRGRWNTPEEFGNLVILSNEDGTVLRLKDVAEIELGQESYSFEGRVNGHPGVTTMVFQTAGTNATAIVEDIDALLDEARKDLPKGVEIVDMMSVNDFLFASINEVIKTLIEAIILVILVVYVFLQDIRSTLIPTVSILVSLIGTFAFLSVAGFTINLLTLFALVLAIGTVVDDAIIVVEAVQARFDAGYKSSYMATIDAMSGITSAIITSTLVFMAVFIPVSMMGGTSGTFYTQFGVTMAVAVGISAINALTLSPALCALILKPYLDENGEMKDNFAARFRKAFNTAFGALLNKYKHAVLLFIKHKWLMWSTLCLGLAALVLLMNTTKSGLVPDEDQGVIMINVSTAPGSTLAETNEIMEQVYDRLNGIPQIKNLMTTAGYGLISGQGTSYGMALIRLKDWSERPDKEDNVNAIIRQVYARTADIKDAQILAIAPPMISGYGATNGFSMHLQDRADGSIDDFFQVAQQYIGALNQRPEIAMAYSSFSPRFPQYIVDIDPAKAKRAGVSPTTILSTISGYYGGQYVSYLNRFSKVYRVIVQADEKYRLDMESLNNVFVRTNSGEMAPVSQFVTLTKTYGSDVLNRFNLYNSIAVTGSSNDGYSSGDAIKAIKETAAEVLPRGYGYDFDSLTREENATGSNSIIIFGICILLIYLILCALYESFFVPFAVILAVPCGLMGAFLLAKAMGMENNIYLQTGIIMQIGLLSKTAILITEYAGDRRRAGMSLAQAAVSAAKVRLRPILMTVLTCVFGMLPLMFSTGAGANGNSTLGTGVVGGMIVGTLALLFLVPGLFIAFQTLQEKFKPIEFDTDPQWAVRAEVEEVKNEKEEE; from the coding sequence ATGACACTCAGACATTTCATTGAACGACCCGTATTGGCGTCGGTCATCTCCATTATCATCGTAATCGCCGGTATCATTGGTCTGGTAACGCTGCCCGTGGAGCAATACCCGAGCATCGCGCCCCCGACGGTCATGGTGCGCGCATCCTACCCGGGTGCGAGCGCCGAGACGGTGCAGAAATCGGTGACCATCCCGCTCGAACAGGCCATCAACGGCGTGGAGAACATGGACTACATCACCTCTTCGTCCGCATCCGGAAGCGCCTCGCTGAACATCTATTTCAAACAGGGCACCGACCCCGACATGGCGGCCGTGAACGTCCAGAACAAGGTATCAACGGCTACCGGTATGCTCCCGGGCGAGGTGACCTCGATCGGTATCACGACGATGAAGCGCCAGTCCTCCATGCTGAAGGTCTTCGCCCTCGTCAGCCCCGACGACACCTACGACCAAACCTTCCTGTCGAACTACGCGAAAATCAACATCGAGCCCGAGCTCAAGCGTATCCAGGGCGTCGGCGAGGCCTTCGCAATGGGCGCCGACTACTCGATCCGCATCTGGCTGAAGCCCGACGTGATGGCCCAATACAAGCTGATGCCCAGCGACATCACGTCCATCCTCGCCGAGCAGAACATCGAGGCCGCCACGGGTTCGCTGGGTGCCGACTCGGAGAATGTCTACCAGTATGAGATGAAGTACCGCGGCCGCTGGAACACCCCCGAGGAGTTCGGCAACCTGGTTATTCTCTCTAACGAGGACGGTACAGTGCTGCGGCTCAAGGATGTGGCCGAAATCGAGCTGGGCCAGGAGTCCTACTCCTTCGAGGGCCGCGTGAACGGCCACCCGGGCGTGACGACCATGGTCTTCCAGACAGCCGGCACGAACGCCACAGCCATCGTCGAGGACATCGACGCCCTGCTCGACGAGGCCCGCAAGGACCTCCCGAAAGGGGTGGAGATCGTGGACATGATGAGCGTCAACGACTTCCTCTTCGCCTCGATCAACGAGGTAATCAAGACGCTGATCGAGGCCATCATCCTCGTGATACTTGTGGTCTACGTCTTCCTGCAGGATATCCGCTCGACCCTCATCCCCACGGTGTCGATTCTCGTTTCGCTGATCGGTACGTTTGCCTTCCTTTCGGTGGCCGGCTTCACGATCAACCTGCTGACGCTCTTCGCCCTGGTACTTGCGATCGGTACGGTCGTCGACGACGCCATCATCGTCGTCGAGGCGGTCCAGGCCCGCTTCGACGCCGGGTACAAGTCCTCCTACATGGCTACGATCGACGCCATGTCGGGCATCACGTCGGCCATCATCACCTCGACGCTGGTCTTCATGGCGGTGTTCATCCCCGTGTCGATGATGGGCGGTACATCGGGAACGTTCTACACCCAGTTCGGTGTCACGATGGCCGTGGCCGTAGGTATTTCGGCCATCAACGCCTTGACGCTGTCGCCGGCCCTCTGCGCGCTGATCCTGAAGCCCTACCTCGATGAGAACGGGGAGATGAAGGACAACTTCGCCGCCCGTTTCCGCAAGGCCTTCAACACCGCATTCGGGGCGCTGCTCAACAAGTACAAGCACGCCGTGCTGCTCTTCATCAAGCACAAGTGGCTGATGTGGTCGACGCTGTGCCTCGGTCTCGCCGCGTTAGTCTTACTGATGAATACCACCAAGTCGGGTTTGGTTCCCGACGAGGATCAGGGCGTCATCATGATCAACGTGTCGACGGCCCCGGGCTCGACACTGGCCGAGACGAACGAGATCATGGAGCAGGTCTACGACCGTCTGAATGGCATTCCGCAGATCAAGAACCTGATGACGACGGCCGGCTACGGTCTGATCTCGGGCCAGGGCACCTCCTACGGTATGGCGCTGATCCGACTGAAAGACTGGTCGGAGCGTCCCGACAAGGAGGATAACGTGAACGCGATCATCCGCCAGGTCTACGCCCGCACGGCCGACATCAAGGATGCGCAGATCCTCGCTATCGCCCCGCCGATGATCTCGGGCTACGGTGCGACGAACGGCTTCTCGATGCACCTGCAGGACCGTGCCGACGGCTCGATCGACGACTTCTTCCAAGTGGCCCAGCAATATATCGGCGCCCTGAACCAGCGCCCGGAGATCGCCATGGCCTACTCGTCGTTCAGCCCGCGCTTCCCGCAGTATATCGTAGACATCGACCCGGCCAAGGCCAAGCGGGCCGGCGTGTCGCCCACGACGATCCTCTCGACCATCTCGGGTTACTACGGTGGCCAGTACGTATCGTACCTGAACCGTTTCTCGAAGGTCTATCGCGTGATCGTGCAGGCCGACGAGAAGTACCGCCTCGACATGGAGTCACTCAACAACGTCTTCGTGCGCACGAACAGCGGCGAGATGGCCCCCGTAAGCCAGTTCGTCACGCTGACCAAGACCTACGGCTCGGACGTGCTGAACCGCTTCAACCTCTACAACTCGATTGCCGTGACGGGTTCGTCGAACGACGGCTACTCGTCGGGTGACGCCATCAAGGCCATCAAGGAGACCGCCGCCGAAGTGCTGCCGCGTGGCTACGGATACGACTTCGACAGCCTGACCCGCGAGGAGAATGCAACGGGCAGCAACTCGATCATCATCTTCGGCATCTGTATCCTGCTGATCTACCTGATCCTCTGCGCCCTCTACGAGAGTTTCTTCGTACCATTCGCCGTGATCCTCGCCGTGCCGTGCGGTCTGATGGGTGCCTTCCTGCTGGCCAAGGCGATGGGCATGGAGAACAACATCTACCTCCAGACGGGTATCATCATGCAGATCGGCCTGTTGTCGAAGACGGCCATCCTGATTACGGAGTACGCCGGCGACCGCCGCCGTGCGGGCATGAGCCTCGCGCAGGCCGCCGTCTCGGCCGCCAAGGTACGTCTCCGCCCGATCCTGATGACAGTGCTCACGTGTGTCTTCGGTATGCTTCCGCTGATGTTCTCGACGGGTGCGGGCGCCAACGGAAACTCGACCCTCGGTACGGGCGTCGTCGGCGGTATGATCGTCGGAACGCTGGCCCTGCTGTTCCTTGTACCGGGCCTGTTCATCGCCTTCCAGACGCTGCAGGAGAAGTTCAAACCGATCGAATTCGACACCGATCCGCAGTGGGCCGTACGCGCTGAAGTGGAAGAGGTTAAAAACGAGAAAGAGGAGGAGTAA
- a CDS encoding fimbrillin family protein, producing the protein MKQIYFIGLFLTGLFVVGGCSEKRDSAPRVEIFPTVRTRVSGLYFDRGDRIGLTILKGAEPYVRNFPMTYDGSVFTDPGLVWYDDPQQTATLTAYYPYMESGTPEEFSVAADQGAGCESSDLLGAVVADALPVSTPVGMLFYHLMSQLTIIVDNTTDTEVTEVVIGGFAATAVVDFSVPTASAKPGVQASEIRTFEVVPGTSYRAILVPQQGDLSVTVTTSDGEVRRKSVPQALLESGKRYDLSIKVSMADIEVTLSGEISDWVDGGSLEATDDSGETDNPGGSGSADLVYEGVTYPTVRIGDRVWMASNLRYEPAGLTPDTDFWTPQEGFDTDPELGLLYSYVTAMNGASGDGGRVQGICPDGWHIPDTAELQALAESAERPGDFLKCAGYWIVTDMNQRYGDSATGYLMGSECPESEKCVCLVYTSGSEPSLTSISVNYGISLRCVQD; encoded by the coding sequence ATGAAACAGATCTATTTTATCGGCCTGTTCTTGACGGGCCTTTTCGTCGTGGGAGGCTGTTCCGAGAAGCGGGATTCGGCGCCTCGGGTCGAGATTTTTCCGACCGTCCGGACCCGGGTGTCGGGACTCTATTTTGACCGTGGCGACCGGATCGGTCTGACGATCCTGAAAGGGGCGGAGCCTTATGTCCGGAACTTCCCCATGACCTATGACGGGTCGGTCTTCACCGATCCGGGGCTCGTCTGGTACGACGACCCGCAACAGACGGCAACCCTGACGGCCTATTACCCCTATATGGAGTCGGGTACTCCCGAGGAGTTCTCCGTGGCTGCGGACCAGGGCGCCGGGTGCGAGTCTTCGGACCTGTTGGGAGCCGTGGTGGCGGATGCCCTTCCCGTAAGTACGCCTGTGGGGATGCTCTTCTACCACCTGATGTCGCAGCTCACCATCATTGTCGACAACACCACCGATACCGAGGTGACGGAGGTCGTTATCGGCGGCTTTGCCGCGACGGCCGTCGTGGACTTCTCCGTACCGACGGCTTCCGCCAAACCCGGGGTTCAAGCCTCCGAGATCCGGACTTTCGAGGTGGTACCCGGCACCTCCTACCGGGCGATTCTCGTGCCGCAGCAGGGCGATCTGAGCGTCACGGTCACAACCTCCGACGGCGAGGTCCGGCGTAAGAGCGTTCCGCAGGCCCTGCTCGAAAGCGGCAAGCGTTACGATCTGTCGATCAAGGTTTCGATGGCCGATATCGAAGTGACGCTGAGCGGCGAGATCAGCGACTGGGTGGACGGCGGCTCGCTCGAAGCGACCGACGATTCCGGGGAAACCGATAACCCGGGTGGTTCCGGGAGTGCGGACCTCGTTTACGAAGGGGTGACCTACCCTACGGTCCGCATCGGCGACCGGGTGTGGATGGCCTCCAACCTGCGCTATGAGCCTGCCGGCCTGACGCCCGATACCGATTTCTGGACACCCCAGGAGGGGTTCGATACCGATCCGGAACTGGGTTTGCTGTACAGTTACGTCACGGCGATGAACGGGGCTTCGGGAGACGGCGGGCGTGTGCAGGGGATCTGCCCCGACGGTTGGCATATTCCCGATACGGCGGAGTTGCAGGCATTGGCCGAAAGTGCCGAACGCCCGGGCGATTTTCTGAAATGTGCCGGATACTGGATCGTGACTGACATGAATCAGCGTTACGGCGACTCGGCGACGGGCTATTTGATGGGCAGCGAGTGCCCCGAGTCGGAGAAATGCGTCTGCCTGGTCTATACCTCCGGTTCCGAGCCCTCCCTGACGAGCATCTCCGTCAATTACGGCATTTCGCTCCGCTGCGTGCAGGACTGA
- a CDS encoding aminotransferase class I/II-fold pyridoxal phosphate-dependent enzyme: MDTRDYRFETRQIHAGLNPDEPTGSRGIAIWPTAAYRFRSCDHAARLFDLSEAGNIYTRLQNPTTAAFEERIAALYGAVGALAVSSGMSAILVTTLSLAAAGDNIVVSPYLYGGTHNLLRTTLRRLGIDCRMAASEQAADFEPLIDDRTRMIYAESMGNPTCTVPDLEALGELAQRYDVPFVVDNTFGAAGYLCNPFEWGANIVVDSATKWINGHGTTLGGVIVDGGNYNWSNGKFPQIDGPSEGYHGLNLYEAFGDAAFIVKCRVDGLRDLGCAPSPFDSYLMLIGLETLSLRVRQEVESTRRLAEYCRRHPKVRNVSYVGFDTHPSHDNARKYYRFGASAVFTIELEGTLESTVRFVESLHLAANMTMIGDSITVVTHPASTTHKQLSDEDLAAAGVTPTMLRISLGLENVEDLIDDFEQAFAHVK, from the coding sequence ATGGATACCAGAGATTACCGATTCGAAACGCGGCAGATCCATGCCGGACTCAACCCCGACGAACCTACGGGTTCGCGCGGCATCGCGATCTGGCCTACGGCGGCCTATCGCTTCCGGAGCTGCGACCACGCCGCACGGCTCTTCGACCTGAGCGAGGCCGGAAACATCTATACGCGGCTGCAGAACCCCACGACCGCAGCCTTCGAGGAGCGCATCGCCGCACTCTACGGAGCTGTCGGAGCGCTGGCCGTCTCGTCGGGGATGTCGGCGATCCTCGTGACGACGCTCTCGCTGGCCGCCGCGGGCGACAACATCGTCGTCTCGCCCTACCTCTACGGCGGCACCCACAACCTGCTGCGCACGACGCTGCGGCGCCTGGGCATCGACTGCCGCATGGCCGCAAGCGAACAGGCCGCGGATTTCGAACCGCTGATCGACGACCGCACGCGAATGATCTACGCCGAGAGCATGGGAAACCCGACCTGCACGGTGCCCGACCTGGAGGCGCTGGGCGAACTGGCACAACGGTATGACGTACCGTTTGTGGTGGACAACACGTTCGGGGCCGCAGGCTACCTGTGCAACCCCTTCGAGTGGGGGGCGAACATCGTCGTGGACTCCGCGACGAAGTGGATCAACGGCCACGGCACGACGCTGGGCGGCGTGATCGTCGACGGCGGCAACTACAACTGGAGCAACGGCAAATTCCCGCAGATCGACGGGCCTTCGGAAGGTTACCACGGGTTGAATCTCTACGAGGCATTCGGCGATGCGGCCTTTATCGTAAAGTGCCGGGTCGACGGGCTGCGCGACCTGGGGTGTGCCCCCTCGCCGTTCGACTCCTACCTGATGCTGATCGGGCTGGAGACGCTCTCGCTGCGCGTGCGTCAGGAGGTGGAATCGACGCGGCGCCTGGCCGAATACTGCCGCCGCCATCCCAAGGTCCGCAACGTCAGCTACGTGGGATTCGACACCCACCCGAGCCACGACAACGCCCGGAAATACTATCGGTTCGGGGCCTCGGCGGTCTTCACCATCGAACTGGAAGGGACGCTGGAAAGCACCGTACGCTTTGTGGAGTCGCTGCATCTGGCCGCCAACATGACGATGATCGGCGATTCGATCACCGTGGTGACACACCCGGCCTCGACGACCCACAAACAGCTGAGCGACGAGGACCTCGCGGCTGCGGGCGTGACGCCCACGATGCTGCGCATCTCGCTCGGACTGGAAAACGTCGAGGACCTGATCGACGATTTCGAACAGGCGTTCGCCCATGTAAAATAG
- the metX gene encoding homoserine O-acetyltransferase, translating into MDPQIYTAPGPFELETGHTLPELRIAYHTYGRMNAARDNVAWVCHALTANSEVADWWPHTVEKGRFLDPERWFVVCANILGSHYGTTGPLHVNPATGRPWYGTFPSFTIRDIVRAHRLLAEALGVGRIALLVGSSVGGFQAVEWAVMEPERIERLALIATDAKASPWNIAIDETQRMAIEADSTYGEERPDAGMKGLAAARALGLLSYRGPEGYNLTQQDREENPALHRACTYQQYQGEKLCRRYNAYSYHAILDAFDTHDVGRGRGGVEAALRRIRARTLVVGITTDIIFTPAEMRRLHGQIPGSLYREIDSPFAHDGFLVEYEQLNALLLPFLEEKA; encoded by the coding sequence ATGGATCCGCAGATCTACACGGCCCCCGGGCCCTTCGAACTGGAGACGGGACATACGCTGCCCGAATTGCGCATCGCCTACCACACCTACGGGCGGATGAATGCCGCACGGGACAACGTGGCGTGGGTCTGCCACGCCCTGACGGCCAATTCGGAGGTCGCCGACTGGTGGCCCCACACGGTCGAGAAGGGGCGATTCCTCGATCCGGAGCGCTGGTTCGTGGTCTGCGCCAACATCCTCGGCTCGCACTACGGCACGACGGGGCCGCTGCACGTCAACCCCGCAACGGGACGTCCGTGGTACGGAACGTTCCCGTCCTTCACGATCCGCGACATCGTGCGGGCGCACCGCCTGCTGGCCGAGGCGCTGGGGGTGGGGCGGATCGCCCTGCTGGTGGGGAGTTCGGTCGGGGGATTCCAGGCCGTGGAGTGGGCCGTCATGGAGCCCGAACGGATCGAACGGCTGGCGCTGATCGCCACCGATGCCAAGGCCTCGCCCTGGAACATCGCCATCGACGAAACGCAGCGCATGGCCATCGAAGCCGATTCGACCTATGGCGAGGAGCGCCCCGATGCCGGCATGAAGGGCCTTGCGGCGGCGCGCGCGCTGGGGCTGCTGAGCTACCGAGGCCCCGAGGGCTACAACCTCACGCAGCAGGACCGCGAGGAGAACCCCGCCCTGCACCGCGCCTGCACCTACCAGCAGTATCAGGGCGAGAAGCTCTGCCGCCGCTACAACGCCTATTCATACCATGCGATCCTCGACGCCTTCGACACCCACGACGTGGGACGCGGGCGCGGCGGCGTGGAGGCGGCCCTCCGCCGGATCCGGGCCCGGACGCTGGTCGTGGGGATCACCACCGACATCATCTTCACCCCTGCGGAGATGCGGCGCCTGCACGGGCAGATCCCCGGCAGCCTCTATCGCGAGATCGACTCGCCGTTCGCCCACGACGGATTCCTCGTCGAATACGAACAGCTCAACGCCCTGCTGCTTCCGTTCCTGGAGGAGAAGGCCTGA
- a CDS encoding homoserine dehydrogenase, whose translation MTKIKIGLFGFGVVGQGIYEVVRKSKNAHAQIVKICVRDPKKPRKIEVDPSLFTTSVDEILDNQNVNLVVEVIDDARAAYDIVKRAMLRGIPVVSGNKTMLAHHLPELIEIQKTRGVALLYDASSCGSIPVIRNLEEYYDNDLLLEVKGILNGSSNYILSRVFDHKDSYANALAQAQALGFAESDPSFDIEGYDSLFKLVIITVHALGTYVAPERIFTYGISTIHDSDIRYAREKNVKIKLVAQVVKVSDEHFTMFVMPEFVTPSKYIYSVDDEYNGVVIRGECYDRQFMFGKGAGSLPTASSILSDIMARLNNYRYEYKKMNYIEKPDYTTDITLKIYARYRETDVQQILHFSKIHEQFISEESNYVIGDILLSELLEKRSQLSGKDVFLANIPIFFLNRD comes from the coding sequence ATGACGAAAATCAAAATCGGACTGTTCGGATTCGGCGTCGTCGGACAGGGCATCTACGAGGTGGTGCGCAAATCGAAGAACGCCCACGCCCAGATCGTGAAGATCTGCGTCCGCGACCCGAAGAAGCCCCGGAAGATCGAGGTCGACCCGTCGTTGTTCACCACCTCGGTGGACGAGATCCTCGACAACCAGAATGTGAATCTCGTCGTCGAGGTGATCGACGATGCCCGTGCGGCCTACGACATCGTCAAACGCGCCATGCTGCGCGGAATCCCCGTCGTGTCGGGCAACAAGACCATGCTGGCCCACCACCTCCCGGAGCTGATCGAGATCCAGAAGACCCGCGGCGTGGCGCTGCTCTACGACGCCTCGTCGTGCGGTTCGATCCCCGTGATCCGCAACCTCGAAGAGTATTACGACAACGACCTGCTGCTCGAAGTGAAGGGTATCCTGAACGGCTCGTCGAACTACATCCTCTCGCGGGTCTTCGACCACAAGGACTCCTACGCCAATGCACTGGCCCAGGCGCAGGCCCTGGGCTTCGCCGAGAGCGACCCGTCGTTCGACATCGAGGGATACGACTCGCTCTTCAAGCTGGTGATCATCACCGTGCACGCCCTGGGAACCTACGTCGCCCCGGAGCGGATCTTCACCTACGGCATCTCGACGATCCACGACTCGGACATCCGCTACGCCCGCGAAAAGAACGTCAAGATCAAACTCGTGGCCCAGGTCGTCAAGGTCAGCGACGAACACTTCACGATGTTCGTCATGCCGGAGTTCGTGACCCCCTCGAAATACATCTACAGCGTCGACGACGAGTACAACGGCGTGGTGATCCGCGGCGAGTGCTACGACCGCCAGTTCATGTTCGGCAAGGGTGCCGGAAGCCTGCCCACGGCCTCGTCGATCCTGAGCGACATCATGGCGCGGCTGAACAACTACCGCTACGAGTACAAGAAGATGAACTACATCGAGAAGCCCGACTACACGACCGACATCACGCTGAAAATCTACGCCCGCTACCGGGAGACCGACGTGCAGCAGATCCTGCACTTCTCGAAGATCCACGAACAGTTCATCAGCGAGGAGAGCAACTATGTGATCGGCGACATTCTGCTGAGCGAGCTGCTCGAAAAGCGGTCGCAGCTTTCGGGCAAGGATGTCTTCCTGGCCAACATTCCGATCTTCTTCCTGAACCGCGACTGA